One Microtus pennsylvanicus isolate mMicPen1 chromosome 3, mMicPen1.hap1, whole genome shotgun sequence DNA window includes the following coding sequences:
- the Snx33 gene encoding sorting nexin-33 translates to MALKGRALYDFHSENKEEISIQQDEDLVIFSETSLDGWLQGQNSRGERGLFPASYVEIVRPGISTNRVDYANSSAVSLDTEVSLYTNPSMTNTVKSGGSDVLPNQQGNFEEDDDDDWDDWDDGCTVVDEPRAGGLGTNGHPPLNLSYPGAYPSQHMAFRPKAPLERQDSLASSKRGSVVGRNLNRFSCFVRSGVEAFILGDVPMMAKIAETYSIVMGPRGPQWKANPHPFACSVEEPTKQTKFKGIKTYISYKLTPTHADSPVYRRYKHFDWLYNRLLHKFTVISVPHLPEKQATGRFEEDFIEKRKRRLILWMDHMTSHPVLSQYEGFQHFLSCLDDKQWKMGKRRAERDEMVGASFLLTFQIPTEHQDLQDVEDRVDTFKTFSRKMDECVLQLSTVASEMVRKHVGGFRKEFQKLGNAFQAISLAFQMDPPFSSEALNNAISHTGRTYETVGEMFAEQPKNDLFQMLDTLSLYQGLLSNFPDIIHLQKGAFAKVKESQRMSDEGRMAQEEADGIRRRCRVVGFALQAEMNHFHQRRELDFKHMMQSYLRQQILFYQRVGQQLEKTLRMYDYL, encoded by the exons ATGGCACTGAAAGGCCGAGCCCTCTATGATTTCCACAGTGAGAACAAGGAGGAAATCAGCATCCAGCAGGATGAAGACCTGGTTATCTTCAGTGAGACCTCACTGGATGGCTGGCTGCAGGGGCAGAACAGCCGTGGGGAGAGAGGGCTCTTTCCTGCTTCTTATGTTGAGATTGTCCGTCCTGGCATCAGCACCAACCGTGTGGACTATGCCAACAGCTCTGCAGTCTCCCTGGACACCGAAGTGAGTTTGTATACCAACCCTAGTATGACCAACACAGTCAAGAGTGGGGGCAGTGATGTCCTCCCAAATCAACAAGGAAACTTTgaagaggatgatgatgatgactggGATGACTGGGATGATGGATGCACAGTGGTAGATGAGCCAAGGGCTGGTGGTCTAGGTACCAATGGGCACCCTCCACTTAACCTTTCCTACCCAGGTGCCTACCCCAGCCAGCATATGGCTTTCCGACCGAAGGCACCCTTGGAAAGACAGGACAGTTTGGCATCTTCCAAGCGGGGCAGTGTGGTGGGACGTAACCTCAATCGTTTCTCGTGTTTTGTGCGCTCTGGAGTAGAGGCTTTTATTCTTGGTGATGTGCCCATGATGGCCAAGATTGCTGAGACGTACTCCATTGTGATGGGCCCTCGTGGCCCTCAGTGGAAGGCCAAcccccatccatttgcctgctcCGTAGAGGAGCCCACCAAACAGACCAAGTTCAAAGGCATCAAAACTTACATCTCCTATAAGCTCACACCCACCCATGCTGACTCACCTGTTTACCGGCGCTACAAACACTTCGACTGGCTCTATAACCGCCTTCTACACAAGTTCACTGTAATCTCTGTGCCCCACTTGCCCGAGAAGCAGGCCACTGGGCGCTTTGAGGAGGACTTCATTGAGAAACGCAAGCGGAGACTCATCCTCTGGATGGACCACATGACTAGCCACCCTGTGCTCTCTCAGTATGAGGGCTTCCAGCATTTCCTCAGCTGTCTAGATGACAAGCAGTGGAAGATGGGTAAACGTCGGGCAGAAAGGGATGAGATGGTGGGGGCCAGCTTTCTGCTCACCTTCCAGATCCCCACAGAGCACCAGGATCTGCAAGACGTAGAGGACCGGGTGGATACATTCAAGACTTTCAGTAGGAAGATGGACGAATGCGTCCTACAACTTAGCACCGTGGCCTCGGAGATGGTGCGGAAGCACGTGGGAGGCTTCCGCAAGGAATTCCAGAAGCTAGGAAATGCCTTCCAGGCCATTAGCCTTGCCTTCCAGATGGATCCTCCCTTTAGCTCTGAGGCCCTCAACAATGCCATTTCTCATACCGGCCGGACCTATGAAACTGTTGGTGAGATGTTTGCTGAACAGCCCAAGAATGACCTCTTCCAAATGCTTGACACACTGTCTCTCTACCAGGGCCTGCTCTCCAACTTTCCTGACATTATCCATCTGCAAAAAG GTGCCTTTGCCAAGGTGAAGGAAAGCCAGCGCATGAGTGATGAGGGCCGCATGGCTCAGGAAGAGGCAGATGGCATTCGCAGGCGCTGCCGTGTGGTAGGCTTCGCCCTGCAGGCCGAGATGAACCACTTCCACCAGCGCCGTGAGCTTGACTTCAAGCATATGATGCAAAGCTACCTGCGCCAGCAGATCCTTTTCTACCAGCGGGTGGGCCAGCAGCTGGAGAAGACGCTGCGCATGTATGACTATCTCTGA